The following proteins are encoded in a genomic region of Rhizobium sp. CCGE531:
- the ruvB gene encoding Holliday junction branch migration DNA helicase RuvB, translating into MSEAARLISPEKRGEDIDVTLRPQSLDEFTGQAEARANLKIFIEAAKGRGEALDHVLFVGPPGLGKTTLAQIMAKELGVNFRSTSGPVIAKAGDLAALLTNLEERDVLFIDEIHRLNPAVEEILYPAMEDFQLDLIIGEGPAARSVKIDLAKFTLVAATTRLGLLTTPLRDRFGIPVRLSFYTVEELELIVRRGARLMGLGMTDEGAREIARRARGTPRIAGRLLRRVRDFAEVAKAEAVTREVADEALTRLLVDNVGFDQLDKRYLNMIAVNFGGGPVGIETIAAGLSEPRDAIEDIIEPYMIQQGFIQRTPRGRVLTAIAWKHLGMQPPKDLEAAQFGLFREED; encoded by the coding sequence ATGAGTGAAGCCGCACGTCTGATATCGCCGGAAAAGCGGGGCGAAGACATCGATGTGACGCTCAGGCCGCAATCGCTGGACGAATTCACCGGCCAGGCAGAGGCGCGCGCCAATCTGAAGATCTTCATCGAAGCGGCCAAGGGGCGCGGCGAGGCGCTGGATCATGTGCTGTTCGTCGGTCCGCCCGGCCTCGGCAAGACGACGCTGGCGCAGATCATGGCGAAGGAACTCGGGGTCAATTTCCGTTCGACCTCCGGCCCCGTCATCGCCAAGGCGGGCGATCTTGCGGCGCTGCTCACCAATCTCGAGGAGCGCGACGTGCTCTTCATCGACGAGATCCATCGTCTCAATCCGGCCGTCGAGGAGATCCTCTATCCGGCGATGGAGGATTTCCAGCTCGATCTCATCATCGGCGAGGGACCGGCAGCGCGTTCGGTCAAGATCGATCTCGCCAAGTTCACGCTAGTCGCCGCCACCACCCGTCTCGGCCTGCTGACGACGCCGTTGCGGGACCGCTTTGGCATCCCGGTGCGGCTGAGTTTCTATACGGTCGAGGAGCTGGAGCTGATCGTTCGGCGCGGTGCGCGGCTGATGGGTCTCGGCATGACGGATGAAGGCGCGCGCGAGATCGCGCGCCGTGCGCGCGGTACGCCGCGTATCGCCGGCCGGCTGCTGCGGCGCGTGCGCGATTTCGCCGAGGTCGCCAAGGCCGAAGCGGTGACGCGCGAGGTTGCCGACGAGGCCCTGACGCGGCTTCTCGTCGACAATGTCGGCTTTGATCAGCTCGACAAACGCTATCTCAACATGATCGCGGTCAATTTCGGGGGCGGTCCAGTCGGCATCGAAACCATTGCCGCCGGCCTCTCCGAGCCACGCGATGCGATCGAGGATATTATCGAGCCCTATATGATCCAGCAGGGTTTCATCCAGCGTACGCCCCGCGGCCGTGTTTTGACCGCGATCGCCTGGAAACATCTCGGCATGCAGCCGCCCAAGGATCTGGAGGCCGCACAGTTCGGGTTGTTCCGGGAGGAAGATTGA
- a CDS encoding AbrB/MazE/SpoVT family DNA-binding domain-containing protein: MRVTSKGQVTIPRDLRELAGIELNSEVIFSIEDGKLVVSPKNGKREIEDRQRLDRFMATLKRLEGTGDQDIDAEALMSMTRDR; this comes from the coding sequence ATGCGTGTGACATCCAAAGGACAGGTGACCATCCCTCGTGACTTGCGCGAGTTGGCCGGCATAGAGCTCAACAGCGAAGTCATATTTTCCATCGAGGATGGAAAGCTGGTCGTTTCGCCCAAGAATGGTAAGCGGGAAATCGAGGATCGGCAGCGGCTCGATCGGTTCATGGCCACTCTCAAGCGCCTGGAAGGGACCGGCGATCAGGATATCGACGCCGAAGCGCTGATGTCGATGACGCGTGACCGGTAA
- a CDS encoding NAD(P)-dependent oxidoreductase, which produces MKALISGGTGLVGRYIAEELLSAGYKVAICGRNPPPANFFPQPVSFVPLGLDPTENQSCAFDDAYFFVHAAFSHVAGKYRGGEGEDPQSFRRLNLDGSVKLFETARKAGIRRCIFLSSRAVYGDGIAGEELTEATKPMPNTLYGEVKRDAEHALFSLSAPGFATASLRATGVYGGLRPNKWDDLFDDYLNGKPVPSRAGTEVHGRDLGRAIRLLLETEAGRIDAEAFNLSDILTDTREILGHLQGATGCPHALPAPAAYGANAMNTSKIRALGWKGGGKALLQQTIETLAKTVPPQVDLSASVSFRPNQVRPIPRP; this is translated from the coding sequence ATGAAAGCCTTGATTTCAGGCGGAACGGGCCTCGTTGGCCGATACATCGCCGAGGAGCTGCTGTCGGCCGGATACAAGGTTGCAATCTGCGGGCGCAATCCGCCGCCGGCCAATTTCTTTCCGCAGCCAGTCTCCTTCGTCCCCTTGGGCCTTGATCCCACAGAAAATCAAAGCTGCGCGTTCGACGACGCCTATTTCTTCGTCCATGCGGCCTTCAGCCATGTCGCCGGCAAATATCGCGGCGGCGAAGGGGAAGATCCGCAAAGCTTTCGTCGCCTCAATCTCGACGGCTCGGTCAAGCTGTTCGAAACCGCCAGAAAGGCCGGCATTCGCCGCTGCATCTTTCTCTCCTCCCGCGCCGTCTATGGCGATGGCATTGCCGGAGAGGAACTGACCGAAGCGACCAAGCCGATGCCGAACACGCTCTACGGCGAGGTGAAGCGCGACGCCGAACACGCACTTTTCTCCTTGTCCGCACCCGGCTTTGCGACCGCAAGCCTGAGGGCGACGGGCGTCTATGGCGGCCTGCGGCCCAATAAATGGGACGATCTGTTCGACGATTATCTGAACGGCAAGCCGGTTCCCTCGCGGGCAGGAACCGAAGTTCATGGCCGCGACCTTGGCCGCGCCATCCGGCTCTTGCTGGAGACAGAAGCGGGCCGGATTGATGCCGAGGCCTTCAATCTTTCGGATATTTTGACCGACACGCGCGAAATCCTGGGGCATCTTCAAGGCGCAACGGGCTGTCCCCACGCGCTGCCGGCGCCTGCAGCGTATGGGGCCAACGCCATGAATACGTCGAAGATCCGCGCGCTCGGATGGAAAGGCGGAGGAAAGGCGTTGCTGCAGCAGACGATCGAAACGCTGGCGAAGACGGTGCCGCCGCAGGTTGACCTCAGCGCATCAGTTTCGTTTCGTCCCAACCAAGTGCGGCCAATTCCTCGCCCCTGA
- a CDS encoding DinB family protein, protein MAAFDPVRSFRKLAYNNSLANVRLHRACAALQPGEFEAERVSFFPSIKATLNHILTVDWFYVDALEGGTLGLKAFDIEEPYDRLDELTRQQADVDRRLVVFCEALTPETAMRIIDIQRGGRTQRERADDVLNHLSQHQTHHRGQVHAMLAGTSVAPPQLDEFIVADDARFRGEELAALGWDETKLMR, encoded by the coding sequence ATGGCCGCCTTCGATCCGGTTCGCAGCTTTCGCAAGCTTGCCTATAACAATTCCTTGGCGAATGTCCGCCTGCATCGTGCCTGCGCGGCATTGCAGCCGGGCGAATTCGAAGCCGAGCGGGTCAGTTTCTTTCCATCGATCAAGGCGACCCTCAATCACATCCTGACCGTCGATTGGTTCTATGTCGATGCGCTCGAAGGCGGCACGCTGGGCCTGAAGGCTTTCGACATCGAGGAGCCGTATGATCGCCTGGACGAATTGACTAGGCAGCAGGCGGATGTCGATCGCCGGTTGGTGGTTTTTTGCGAGGCGCTGACACCGGAGACCGCGATGCGAATCATCGATATCCAACGCGGCGGCCGCACCCAGCGGGAGAGGGCGGATGATGTGCTGAACCATCTGTCCCAGCATCAGACGCATCATCGTGGGCAGGTCCATGCCATGCTTGCCGGAACCAGCGTCGCGCCGCCGCAGCTCGATGAATTCATCGTCGCCGACGATGCGCGGTTCAGGGGCGAGGAATTGGCCGCACTTGGTTGGGACGAAACGAAACTGATGCGCTGA
- a CDS encoding MBL fold metallo-hydrolase: protein MFDMTRRAVLGTAAAAAAFGLSSKLEFIPQAFAATPLEPTVGFYKYKVGSIEVTAVYDGIWRKPHDPAFIKNASVDDTKEALSKAGLTTEFMPIPLTVVVLDIGGRKIMMDAGSGVGQWQTNATHLPANMAAAGIDYKKIDTIMISHFHPDHVWGLMEKGTNEAVFPNAELIVNAAEYNWWTDPGRVDKLAEGRKEAGRRIASVFPKWKNWKLVDDGAEVAPGVRIMAAPGHTPGHSIFLVDGGGEQLMVSADIMYVPALLAPHPEWQGAYDQDGPMAVATRRKLIDRVIADKIRICGSHFPFPGSGTFVKDGNTYGFTPTIQA from the coding sequence ATGTTTGATATGACCCGCCGCGCCGTGCTCGGCACGGCCGCCGCCGCGGCAGCCTTCGGGCTGTCGTCGAAGCTCGAATTCATCCCGCAAGCCTTTGCCGCAACACCGCTGGAGCCGACGGTCGGCTTCTACAAATACAAGGTCGGTTCGATCGAGGTCACGGCCGTCTATGACGGTATCTGGCGCAAGCCGCACGACCCGGCCTTCATCAAGAATGCTTCCGTCGACGACACCAAGGAAGCACTCTCCAAGGCCGGCCTGACGACGGAGTTCATGCCCATTCCGCTGACGGTCGTCGTTCTCGATATCGGCGGGCGCAAGATCATGATGGATGCCGGCTCGGGTGTCGGGCAATGGCAGACCAATGCCACGCATCTGCCGGCCAACATGGCCGCCGCCGGCATCGACTACAAAAAGATCGATACGATCATGATCTCGCATTTCCATCCGGACCATGTCTGGGGCCTGATGGAAAAGGGAACGAATGAGGCCGTCTTCCCGAATGCCGAGCTGATCGTCAACGCGGCCGAATACAATTGGTGGACCGATCCCGGCCGCGTCGACAAGCTGGCGGAGGGCCGCAAGGAGGCCGGCCGGCGCATCGCCTCCGTCTTCCCGAAATGGAAGAACTGGAAGCTGGTCGATGATGGTGCCGAAGTGGCACCGGGCGTGCGCATCATGGCGGCACCCGGCCATACGCCGGGCCATTCGATCTTCCTCGTCGACGGCGGCGGCGAGCAGCTGATGGTCTCGGCCGACATCATGTATGTGCCGGCGCTGCTCGCCCCGCATCCGGAATGGCAAGGCGCTTACGACCAGGACGGTCCGATGGCCGTTGCAACCCGCCGCAAGCTGATCGATCGCGTCATTGCCGACAAGATCAGGATCTGCGGCTCGCATTTCCCGTTCCCGGGCTCCGGCACCTTCGTCAAGGACGGCAATACCTACGGATTCACCCCCACCATCCAGGCCTGA
- a CDS encoding tetratricopeptide repeat protein — protein MFKYAIFGFAGLCAVTILPAATAGVAFAVDNMESTDAPDLTSVRAKIDAKDYTGALAELRDIAEEHQQADVYNLMGFTLRKTGDFRTSLTYYTKALELQPDHKGAHEYLGELYVETGEMPKAREQLAALTKLCPAGCEELEDLTKAITAKATN, from the coding sequence ATGTTCAAATATGCCATTTTCGGGTTCGCCGGCCTGTGTGCCGTCACCATCCTTCCGGCCGCCACCGCAGGCGTCGCCTTTGCCGTCGACAATATGGAATCGACCGACGCGCCGGATCTGACCTCGGTGCGTGCCAAGATCGATGCGAAGGATTATACCGGCGCGCTCGCCGAGCTTCGCGACATTGCCGAGGAGCATCAGCAGGCCGATGTCTACAACCTGATGGGCTTCACCCTGCGCAAGACCGGCGACTTCCGGACATCGCTGACCTACTACACCAAGGCCCTGGAACTACAGCCGGATCACAAGGGTGCGCACGAATATCTCGGCGAACTCTATGTCGAAACCGGCGAAATGCCCAAGGCTCGCGAGCAGCTTGCCGCGCTCACCAAGCTCTGCCCAGCGGGCTGCGAAGAGCTTGAGGACCTGACCAAGGCGATTACCGCCAAGGCAACCAACTAA
- a CDS encoding LLM class flavin-dependent oxidoreductase, producing the protein MVPFSILDLSPVAEGSTIRQSFDSSKRMAQKAEELGYNRFWLAEHHGMPGVASAATSVVIGHVGAATSRIRIGSGGVMLPNHSPLVIAEQFGTLEALFPGRVDLGLGRAPGTDMRTAQALRRNIEAGAQSFPNDIVELQHLFSPADENQIILAVPGHGANVPIWLLGSSLYSAHLAGMLGLPYAFASHFAPEALFDAIGIYRERFTPSATLGKPYVMVGVMGAVADTDEEAQYHFTSAQQQFVNLRRNVRGPFPRPRSDMDDFWTPMEKLNVENTLRYAVVGSPATAETKLSQFIKDTEADEVIISMPIHDIEARLKSVELFATLPSFQKVS; encoded by the coding sequence ATGGTTCCCTTTTCCATCCTCGATCTTTCGCCCGTTGCCGAAGGCAGCACCATCCGCCAGTCCTTCGACAGTTCGAAGCGCATGGCGCAGAAGGCGGAAGAGCTGGGCTATAACCGGTTCTGGCTCGCCGAGCATCACGGCATGCCGGGCGTCGCCAGCGCCGCGACATCGGTCGTCATCGGCCATGTCGGCGCGGCAACCTCGCGCATCCGCATCGGTTCGGGCGGCGTCATGCTGCCGAACCATTCGCCGCTCGTGATTGCCGAGCAGTTCGGCACGCTGGAAGCCCTGTTTCCCGGCCGCGTTGATCTCGGCCTCGGCCGCGCGCCGGGCACCGACATGCGCACCGCGCAGGCCCTGCGCCGCAATATCGAGGCCGGCGCGCAAAGCTTCCCCAACGATATCGTCGAGCTGCAGCATCTCTTCAGCCCCGCCGACGAGAACCAGATCATCCTTGCCGTTCCCGGTCATGGCGCCAATGTGCCGATCTGGCTCCTCGGCTCCAGCCTCTACAGCGCCCACCTCGCCGGCATGCTCGGCCTGCCCTATGCCTTCGCCTCGCATTTCGCGCCGGAAGCACTGTTCGATGCCATCGGCATCTACCGCGAGCGCTTCACGCCATCGGCCACGCTCGGCAAGCCCTATGTCATGGTCGGCGTGATGGGCGCGGTGGCCGACACGGATGAAGAGGCGCAATATCACTTCACCTCCGCGCAGCAGCAATTCGTCAATCTTCGCCGCAACGTGCGCGGCCCCTTCCCGCGCCCGCGCAGCGACATGGATGATTTCTGGACGCCGATGGAAAAGCTGAACGTGGAAAATACGTTGCGCTACGCCGTGGTCGGCTCGCCGGCAACAGCCGAAACGAAGCTCTCGCAATTCATCAAGGACACCGAGGCCGATGAGGTCATCATTTCGATGCCGATTCACGACATCGAGGCACGCTTGAAATCGGTGGAGCTGTTCGCGACACTTCCAAGCTTCCAGAAAGTGTCCTGA
- a CDS encoding metallophosphoesterase, translating into MLGRRAFLKLFGGSIFGLMALGGYAFGYEPVVRLNVTRYALVPPGWTQGLKLRIVALADFHACEPWMSTERIASICARANQLGGDIILLLGDYTSGTDLITARVDHRLWAAELAKLRAPLGVHAIVGNHDWWHDSTAQRTGHGPTFSHRALEAAGIEVYSNRAARLEKDGQAFWLAGVEDQLALRRSMRWKRPFTRGLDDLGGTLAQVGDDAPVILLAHEPDIFPNVPQRVSLTLSGHTHGGQVRIFGWSPYSPSRYGDRYVYGHIVEEERHIIVSGGLGCSIAPVRLGVPPEIVVIDVG; encoded by the coding sequence ATGCTCGGCCGTCGTGCCTTTTTGAAGCTTTTCGGCGGCAGCATATTCGGATTGATGGCACTTGGGGGATATGCCTTCGGGTATGAGCCGGTCGTCCGTCTCAATGTCACCCGCTACGCCTTGGTCCCGCCGGGATGGACGCAGGGGCTGAAGCTCAGGATCGTGGCGCTTGCCGATTTCCATGCCTGCGAACCGTGGATGAGCACCGAGCGCATCGCGTCGATCTGTGCCCGCGCAAACCAACTCGGCGGCGACATTATTTTGTTGCTCGGCGATTATACGTCGGGAACCGATCTCATTACCGCCCGGGTCGATCACCGCCTATGGGCGGCAGAACTGGCAAAGCTGCGGGCGCCGCTCGGCGTTCACGCCATCGTCGGCAATCATGATTGGTGGCATGATTCGACCGCGCAAAGAACCGGCCACGGACCAACGTTCAGCCACCGGGCATTGGAAGCTGCCGGCATAGAAGTCTATTCCAACCGCGCGGCGCGCCTGGAGAAGGACGGACAAGCCTTCTGGCTCGCCGGCGTCGAGGATCAGCTGGCTTTGCGCCGGAGCATGCGTTGGAAGCGCCCCTTTACCAGGGGACTTGACGATCTCGGCGGCACGCTGGCGCAGGTCGGCGACGATGCGCCCGTGATCCTTCTTGCGCACGAGCCAGATATTTTTCCCAACGTTCCCCAGCGCGTTTCGCTCACCCTTTCGGGACATACGCATGGCGGGCAGGTGAGGATTTTCGGCTGGTCGCCCTATTCGCCCTCGCGCTATGGTGACCGGTATGTCTATGGCCATATCGTCGAGGAGGAGCGCCATATCATCGTTTCCGGCGGCCTCGGCTGCTCCATCGCGCCGGTCCGCCTCGGCGTTCCGCCTGAAATCGTCGTAATCGATGTGGGGTAA
- the ruvC gene encoding crossover junction endodeoxyribonuclease RuvC: MQNTIRIIGIDPGLRRTGWGIIDTLGNSLRFVASGTVTSDGDMDLASRLCQLHDGLADIVHSYQPDEAAVEQTFVNKDAVATLKLGQARGVVMLVPARAGLPVSEYAPNAVKKAVIGVGHGEKQQIHMMLKILMPKAEFKGNDAADALAIAICHAHNRGASRLRQAALAG, translated from the coding sequence ATGCAGAATACGATTCGCATCATCGGCATCGATCCAGGCCTGCGCCGCACCGGCTGGGGTATCATCGATACGCTCGGTAATTCCCTGCGTTTCGTGGCATCGGGAACCGTGACGTCGGATGGCGACATGGATCTCGCATCCCGTCTTTGCCAGCTGCATGACGGGCTTGCCGATATCGTTCACAGCTATCAGCCGGATGAGGCGGCGGTCGAACAAACCTTCGTCAACAAGGATGCGGTAGCGACACTGAAGCTCGGACAGGCGCGCGGCGTCGTCATGCTGGTCCCGGCTCGCGCCGGCCTGCCTGTTTCGGAATATGCGCCGAATGCGGTGAAGAAGGCAGTGATCGGCGTCGGTCACGGCGAAAAGCAGCAGATCCATATGATGCTGAAAATCCTGATGCCCAAGGCCGAGTTCAAGGGCAACGACGCGGCCGATGCGCTTGCTATCGCCATCTGCCATGCCCATAACCGCGGCGCCAGCCGGCTGCGGCAGGCGGCATTGGCAGGGTAG
- a CDS encoding NUDIX hydrolase, protein MPKRKHIRLNSGRARFQMRVAGLGFRDGYVLVHRAVHEHFWTFPGGRAEIGETSEETLRREMMEEIGVDVTVRRLLWSVENFFHYEQLDWHELGLYYLMDIPVEFPFDPKDIVHRIQDGDNDLEFKWVRATREALVALDIPPYFIAEEIENLPLTSRHLVWRDGDLDKA, encoded by the coding sequence ATGCCGAAACGCAAACACATCAGATTAAATTCTGGCCGTGCGCGCTTCCAGATGCGCGTTGCGGGGCTTGGATTTCGGGACGGATATGTCCTGGTGCATCGTGCCGTACACGAGCACTTCTGGACTTTTCCCGGCGGCCGCGCCGAGATCGGCGAGACCTCGGAAGAGACGTTGCGGCGGGAGATGATGGAGGAGATCGGCGTTGACGTTACGGTCCGGCGCCTGCTGTGGTCGGTCGAGAATTTCTTCCATTATGAGCAGCTGGACTGGCATGAGCTCGGCCTCTACTACCTGATGGATATTCCCGTGGAATTTCCCTTCGATCCTAAGGACATCGTGCATCGCATTCAGGATGGCGACAACGATCTGGAATTCAAATGGGTGCGGGCGACGCGAGAGGCGCTGGTGGCACTCGACATCCCGCCCTATTTCATCGCCGAGGAAATCGAAAACCTGCCGCTGACCTCCCGCCATCTCGTCTGGCGGGACGGTGATCTCGACAAGGCTTAG
- the ruvA gene encoding Holliday junction branch migration protein RuvA gives MIGKLKGTIEEIGEDYVLVDVHGVCYVAYCSARTLSKLGSVGEACVVFIETYVREDQIRLFGFMTAMEREWFNIVQTVQGVGAKVALALLSTLTPAELANAIALQDRAAVSRAPGVGPKVAMRIVTELKNKAPALAGDAINIGLKQELGEGVAAAPVADAVSALTNLGYSRDQAANAVAAAMKAAGEDADSAKLIRLGLKELSR, from the coding sequence ATGATCGGCAAGCTGAAAGGCACAATCGAAGAGATCGGCGAGGACTATGTGCTCGTGGACGTCCATGGCGTCTGCTATGTCGCCTATTGCTCGGCGCGCACGCTGTCGAAGCTCGGCTCCGTCGGCGAGGCCTGCGTTGTCTTCATCGAAACCTACGTCCGCGAGGACCAGATCCGGCTCTTTGGTTTCATGACAGCCATGGAACGCGAATGGTTCAACATCGTGCAGACGGTTCAGGGTGTCGGAGCGAAAGTTGCGCTCGCCCTGCTGTCGACCCTCACGCCGGCTGAGCTCGCCAATGCGATCGCCTTGCAGGATCGTGCCGCCGTCTCGCGGGCGCCGGGCGTCGGCCCGAAAGTGGCCATGCGCATCGTGACCGAACTCAAGAACAAGGCGCCGGCCCTTGCCGGCGATGCGATCAATATCGGGCTCAAGCAGGAGCTGGGCGAAGGGGTTGCCGCTGCACCCGTTGCCGACGCCGTTTCGGCGCTGACCAATCTCGGCTATTCGCGCGATCAGGCCGCCAATGCCGTCGCAGCTGCGATGAAGGCGGCCGGCGAGGATGCCGATAGCGCCAAGCTGATCCGGCTCGGCCTCAAGGAACTGTCGCGGTGA
- a CDS encoding type II toxin-antitoxin system VapC family toxin, which yields MVTIVDTNVLVDLAIPGSAWHGWSSGQVFSAFKRGPVVINPIIYAEFSVRYSSMDRVDELLPQSEFRRESLPWSAAFAAAAAFRVYRQAGGGRERILPDFLIGAHAAVRGYSILTRDPKGYRVYFPSLDLISPETHP from the coding sequence ATGGTCACCATCGTCGACACGAATGTGCTGGTTGATCTGGCGATACCTGGTTCAGCTTGGCATGGCTGGTCCAGCGGCCAGGTTTTCTCCGCTTTCAAGCGAGGGCCTGTTGTCATCAACCCCATTATCTATGCGGAATTCTCGGTGCGTTACAGCAGCATGGATCGAGTGGATGAGCTGCTGCCGCAAAGCGAGTTTCGCCGTGAAAGCCTGCCCTGGTCAGCAGCCTTCGCCGCAGCGGCGGCTTTTCGGGTTTATCGTCAGGCTGGCGGCGGGAGAGAACGCATTCTTCCTGATTTTCTGATCGGCGCACACGCTGCGGTGCGCGGCTATTCCATATTGACGCGAGATCCCAAGGGCTACCGTGTCTACTTTCCCTCGCTTGACCTCATCTCTCCCGAAACCCACCCCTGA
- a CDS encoding DoxX family protein, translating to MEFEEESAVLVNMTDMALLFGRILLSLLFLEEGIELASNLDNALDAMARLGVMAPVAIATIVLQLGAGLAIALGLMTRLAAFGLGLFCLLTAMLFHTNFASHNELLHFEKDLAISGGMFALIVAGAGKLSLDMLIRRHWKTRLVA from the coding sequence ATGGAATTCGAAGAGGAGAGTGCCGTTCTTGTCAATATGACCGATATGGCATTGCTGTTCGGCCGCATACTACTGTCGTTGCTCTTCCTGGAAGAGGGCATCGAGCTTGCCAGTAATCTCGACAATGCGTTGGATGCCATGGCCAGACTGGGCGTCATGGCCCCCGTCGCGATTGCAACCATCGTGCTGCAGCTTGGCGCGGGTCTCGCCATTGCGCTTGGTCTGATGACCCGGTTGGCGGCGTTCGGCCTCGGGCTGTTCTGCCTGCTGACGGCAATGCTCTTTCACACGAACTTTGCCAGCCACAACGAGCTGCTGCACTTCGAAAAGGATTTGGCGATCTCGGGCGGCATGTTCGCGCTGATCGTCGCCGGCGCCGGCAAGCTGTCCCTGGACATGCTCATCCGGCGTCATTGGAAGACGAGGCTCGTGGCTTGA